In Camelina sativa cultivar DH55 chromosome 13, Cs, whole genome shotgun sequence, the genomic window TTCTTACTTTTCATAGTCTCTGAAACaatctttaaaatctctctGTGATTTCCCAACTAAAAAAACAGATGTGTGCTACTATAAAGCTTGGCTTTGTGAAAGATGCTCGTCATCACATTGACATACAAGGGTTCAATGTTTACCATAAGAACCGGCTTATCAAGGTGACTTCTTTAACTCACAGCTGATTTAGTGGTATAGTTTTTTCTTGATTATCTTGTTTACATTTCTTCTTGTGTTCTTCATCAGCCATTTTGGAGGGTTTGGACTGCTGCTGGAAGTGATGGACGCGGTGTTATTGGTATATTGGAAGCTAATTTCATACAACCAGCTCATAATAAGCAAGGTTTTGAGAGAACTGCGGTTCTTGCTAAACTTGAAGGCCGATTGATNNNNNNNNNNNNNNNNNNNNNNNNNNNNNNNNNNNNNNNNNNNNNNNNNNNNNNNNNNNNNNNNNNNNNNNNNNNNNNNNNNNNNNNNNNNNNNNNNNNNNNNNNNNNNNNNNNNNNNNNNNNNNNNNNNNNNNNNNNNNNNNNNNNNNNNNNNNNNNNNNNNNNNNNNNNNNNNNNNNNNNNNNNNNNNNNNNNNNNNNNNNNNNNNNNNNNNNNNNNNNNNNNNNNNNNNNNNNNNNNNNNNNNNNNNNNNNNNNNNNNNNNNNNNNNNNNNNNNNNNNNNNNNNNNNNNNNNNNNNNNNNNNNNNNNNNNNNNNNNNNNNNNNNNNNNNNNNNNNNNNNNNNNNNNNNNNNNNNNNNNNNNNNNNNNNNNNNNNNNNNNNNNNNNNNNNNNNNNNNNNNNNNNNNNNNNNNNNNNNNNNNNNNNNNNNNNNNNNNNNNNNNNNNNNNNNNNNNNNNNNNNNNNNNNNNNNNNNNNNNNNNNNNNNNNNNNNNNNNNNNNNNNNNNNNNNNNNNNNNNNNNNNNNNNNNNNNNNNNNNNNNNNNNNNNNNNNNNNNNNNNNNNNNNNNNNNNNNNNNNNNNNNNNNNNNNNNNNNNNNNNNNNNNNNNNNNNNNNNNNNNNNNNNNNNNNNNNNNNNNNNNNNNNNNNNNNNNNNNNNNNNNNNNNNNNNNNNNNNNNNNNNNNNNNNNNNNNNNNNNNNNNNNNNNNNNNNNNNNNNNNNNNNNNNNNNNNNNNNNNNNNNNNNNNNNNNNNNNNNNNNNNNNNNNNNNNNNNNNNNNNNNNNNNNNNNNNNNNNNNNNNNNNNNNNNNNNNNNNNNNNNNNNNNNNNNNNNNNNNNNNNNNNNNNNNNNNNNNNNNNNNNNNNNNNNNNNNNNNNNNNNNNNNNNNNNNNNNNNNNNNNNNNNNNNNNNNNNNNNNNNNNNNNNNNNNNNNNNNNNNNNNNNNNNNNNNNNNNNNNNNNNNNNNNNNNNNNNNNNNNNNNNNNNNNNNNNNNNNNNNNNNNNNNNNNNNNNNNNNNNNNNNNNNNNNNNNNNNNNNNNNNNNNNNNNNNNNNNNNNNNNNNNNNNNNNNNNNNNNNNNNNNNNNNNNNNNNNNNNNNNNNNNNNNNNNNNNNNNNNNNNNNNNNNNNNNNNNNNNNNNNNNNNNNNNNNNNNNNNNNNNNNNNNNNNNNNNNNNNNNNNNNNNNNNNNNNNNNNNNNNNNNNNNNNNNNNNNNNNNNNNNNNNNNNNNNNNNNNNNNNNNNNNNNNNNNNNNNNNNNNNNNNNNNNNNNNNNNNNNNNNNNNNNNNNNNNNNNNNNNNNNNNNNNNNNNNNNNNNNNNNNNNNNNNNNNNNNNNNNNNNNNNNNNNNNNNNNNNNNNNNNNNNNNNNNNNNNNNNNNNNNNNNNNNNNNNNNNNNNNNNNNNNNNNNNNNNNNNNNNNNNNNNNNNNNNNNNNNNNNNNNNNNNNNNNNNNNNNNNNNNNNNNNNNNNNNNNNNNNNNNNNNNNNNNNNNNNNNNNNNNNNNNNNNNNNNNNNNNNNNNNNNNNNNNNNNNNNNNNNNNNNNNNNNNNNNNNNNNNNNNNNNNNNNNNNNNNNNNNNNNNNNNNNNNNNNNNNNNNNNNNNNNNNNNNNNNNNNNNNNNNNNNNNNNNNNNNNNNNNNNNNNNNNNNNNNNNNNNNNNNNNNNNNNNNNNNNNNNNNNNNNNNNNNNNNNNNNNNNNNNNNNNNNNNNNNNNNNNNNNNNNNNNNNNNNNNNNNNNNNNNNNNNNNNNNNNNNNNNNNNNNNNNNNNNNNNNNNNNNNNNNNNNNNNNNNNNNNNNNNNNNNNNNNNNNNNNNNNNNNNNNNNNNNNNNNNNNNNNNNNNNNNNNNNNNNNNNNNNNNNNNNNNNNNNNNNNNNNNNNNNNNNNNNNNNNNNNNNNNNNNNNNNNNNNNNNNNNNNNNNNNNNNNNNNNNNNNNNNNNNNNNNNNNNNNNNNNNNNNNNNNNNNNNNNNNNNNNNNNNNNNNNNNNNNNNNNNNNNNNNNNNNNNNNNNNNNNNNNNNNNNNNNNNNNNNNNNNNNNNNNNNNNNNNNNNNNNNNNNNNNNNNNNNNNNNNNNNNNNNNNNNNNNNNNNNNNNNNNNNNNNNNNNNNNNNNNNNNNNNNNNNNNNNNNNNNNNNNNNNNNNNNNNNNNNNNNNNNNNNNNNNNNNNNNNNNNNNNNNNNNNNNNNNNNNNNNNNNNNNNNNNNNNNNNNNNNNNNNNNNNNNNNNNNNNNNNNNNNNNNNNNNNNNNNNNNNNNNNNNNNNNNNNNNNNNNNNNNNNNNNNNNNNNNNNNNNNNNNNNNNNNNNNNNNNNNNNNNNNNNNNNNNNNNNNNNNNNNNNNNNNNNNNNNNNNNNNNNNNNNNNNNNNNNNNNNNNNNNNNNNNNNNNNNNNNNNNNNNNNNNNNNNNNNNNNNNNNNNNNNNNNNNNNNNNNNNNNNNNNNNNNNNNNNNNNNNNNNNNNNNNNNNNNNNNNNNNNNNNNNNNNNNNNNNNNNNNNNNNNNNNNNNNNNNNNNNNNNNNNNNNNNNNNNNNNNNNNNNNNNNNNNNNNNNNNNNNNNNNNNNNNNNNNNNNNNNNNNNNNNNNNNNNNNNNNNNNNNNNNNNNNNNNNNNNNNNNNNNNNNNNNNNNNNNNNNNNNNNNNNNNNNNNNNNNNNNNNNNNNNNNNNNNNNNNNNNNNNNNNNNNNNNNNNNNNNNNNNNNNNNNNNNNNNNNNNNNNNNNNNNNNNNNNNNNNNNNNNNNNNNNNNNNNNNNNNNNNNNNNNNNNNNNNNNNNNNNNNNNNNNNNNNNNNNNNNNNNNNNNNNNNNNNNNNNNNNNNNNNNNNNNNNNNNNNNNNNNNNNNNNNNNNNNNNNNNNNNNNNNNNNNNNNNNNNNNNNNNNNNNNNNNNNNNNNNNNNNNNNNNNNNNNNNNNNNNNNNNNNNNNNNNNNNNNNNNNNNNNNNNNNNNNNNNNNNNNNNNNNNNNNNNNNNNNNNNNNNNNNNNNNNNNNNNNNNNNNNNNNNNNNNNNNNNNNNNNNNNNNNNNNNNNNNNNNNNNNNNNNNNNNNNNNNNNNNNNNNNNNNNNNNNNNNNNNNNNNNNNNNNNNNNNNNNNNNNNNNNNNNNNNNNNNNNNNNNNNNNNNNNNNNNNNNNNNNNNNNNNNNNNNNNNNNNNNNNNNNNNNNNNNNNNNNNNNNNNNNNNNNNNNNNNNNNNNNNNNNNNNNNNNNNNNNNNNNNNNNNNNNNNNNNNNNNNNNNNNNNNNNNNNNNNNNNNNNNNNNNNNNNNNNNNNNNNNNNNNNNNNNNNNNNNNNNNNNNNNNNNNNNNNNNNNNNNNNNNNNNNNNNNNNNNNNNNNNNNNNNNNNNNNNNNNNNNNNNNNNNNNNNNNNNNNNNNNNNNNNNNNNNNNNNNNNNNNNNNNNNNNNNNNNNNNNNNNNNNNNNNNNNNNNNNNNNNNNNNNNNNNNNNNNNNNNNNNNNNNNNNNNNNNNNNNNNNNNNNNNNNNNNNNNNNNNNNNNNNNNNNNNNNNNNNNNNNNNNNNNNNNNNNNNNNNNNNNNNNNNNNNNNNNNNNNNNNNNNNNNNNNNNNNNNNNNNNNNNNNNNNNNNNNNNNNNNNNNNNNNNNNNNNNNNNNNNTACAGTTTGATCACCTAGAAGAGCAAGGTACTCGGATCGTGATATATAATCTATGGGAGGACGATGAAGGGAAGTTGGAACTTGACTTTGATACAGACCCTCATGTAAGATCACTTACCAAGACTTTTTCAATACAGTCAATTTGGGATTAATATAAGTAACAGaaatgttgttgtgtgttttgtctACAGGATATTCAACTCAGAGGTGTAAACAGAGATGAGAAGAACATCGAAATGGCCAAAGCTAATCCTAACTCGAGGCATTTCCTGAGTTATCGACACTCACTACGTGTATGTAGTTTCCATGTTTCTTAACACAATGCAATTTGCTAACTATTCTACTTCAAGTGTTCATTGATTtaatgtctgttttttttttctttctctatgcAGAGTTATGCATCGATTCTGTATCTCGAACGTCCATCAAATTTCAGAATCATTCTTCGTGGTAAAGATGTTCAACATCACAGCATCTTAGAcgacatgatgatgatggaagagAAAACATACAAACCTATGCGTTCTCCAGAATGGTCATCAGATCAAGCCGAGGTAATTATAATACCTTACCTTAGTCTTCTTACTTTTCATAGTCTCTGAAACaatctttaaaatctctctGTGATTTCCCAACTAAAAAAACAGATGTGTGCTACTATAAAGCTTGGCTTTGTGAAAGATGCTCGTCATCACATTGACATACAAGGGTTCAATGTTTACCATAAGAACCGGCTTATCAAGGTGACTTCTTTAACTCACAGCTGATTTAGTGGTATAGTTTTTTCTTGATTATCTTGTTTACATTTCTTCTTGTGTTCTTCATCAGCCATTTTGGAGGGTTTGGACTGCTGCTGGAAGTGATGGACGCGGTGTTATTGGTATATTGGAAGCTAATTTCATACAACCAGCTCATAATAAGCAAGGTTTTGAGCGAACTGCGGTTCTTGCTAAACTTGAAGGCCGATTGATTCATCACCAAAAGCAGTACTGGTATTTACTAAACATTCTCCACTACTATATATACCTCTCAGGTTAGTTTTGAGGTTTTGGACTTATTCACTCAAGTCATGTTTTTATTTGATAGGTCTTCAAGGTGCCAAGAGATTGGTTATGCTCCAAGACggaaacaaaaaagttattatGAAAGTAATGTTACAGAAACCACTCGGCCTTTGAACAAGACAAACCTTAATAGGGGACCATCTCCTACTGCAGCACCAGCTCCATCCAGGCAAAATGTTGAATCATTTGTAAGAAACCAAAACACTCaggtaaaaaaataaagcttcTTGTACTAATATATGTATCTTCATTTGTTCTACTTCTAATATACGAGTCTCTAATAAATCTCTCTGCAAAATAGGTTAATACACAACAAGCAAGTGCTGTAAAAATACAACCTGAGATCAGGTCTACGAACAAAAACCCTCTTGGGAGAAGGTTCGCTCTCTGATGTTTTCTCTGAATAATCTGAATTAATGTCATCTTCTTCGGTAccatattaatttgaaatatctCTTGTATTGTAGTTTCCAAGAAACAGGCTCATTTAATCTAGAAGCAGAGTTGCAGAAGGTGAAACAGAAGTCAGCCGAACTGGTCTCTGAGTTGCAGAGAGAAAAAGCACAACTTCAGTTGCAAGTAACACCTCTTTTCTCTTACAATATTTtgactttgttttattttttggtggCGATAATGAATTTCATCGTTTGACATCAATATGAACCAACAGCTTGAGGAGTCAAAAGCTAAGATCCAAAACTTGGAAAATCGGCAGGAGGGAGTGAATAAAATCTTTCATGAAGAAAGAGCCCGCAGAGATGTGACTGAGAATGCCTTAAGGAAGAGACTAAGGGTTAGTCCTTTCTGTAATTTACcacataagaaaatatacacatttttatttttaatttaccatATATACTCAAATCATTTGGTATAATGCAACAGGAAGCTTCTGATGAGATCGATGGGCTAAAGAGGCAAGTGGAGACCTTTAAAGGAAAACACATGTTGTAAACATAGTGTCAAGAATCAAGATACTcttttctaggttttttttggggttatgTTTTAAGGTTTGTACTTGTACATGAAACTTCTATCCTTCAGCAGTATGTTTATATTCAGCCGACTTAGGGACTGTTGTGAAAGACCCCAACTCAGTTTGTAAGCATGCaatgtttttgtgttaattaagctcaaacatataaacatatataatatcaatctCAACTTTCACCAAAGTCAAGATTAGTAGTAGACATGTGACCACGCTCACACACTCAACATTAGCCTATTTCTATGTATGCTATTTCTTTCACAGCTGATAACAGTCACTGAATACGCTATACTCTTTAGGTTGCATTCTTGATGATGCGTCATCGTTCATGGACTTGCATTGACGTTAACAACGTGTTAGAAATATATACCGTGTAATAAGAGAAATGGCTCTGTTTTACCAAATCCATCAAAACTTTCCTCCTTAAACCAAATCTTAATCTTCTGTAATTGAAGAATAATTACACATTAATAAGTAATCAAATCGTAAACACACACAATTAACCTCAAAACAGAGGATAtgatagcaaaataaaataacacaGAGGAAGCCAAATGTGGAGGTAAAGAGAAGAATCATCTGGTCCCTAAAGATTGTGATCTCCTGGAGGAAAACGTGGAAGATAAGGTAACCAAGTTGTCGGATCTTTCCAATCGAGTGCCGGTAATGCCGGATTCGGGTTTCCGAATGGTAGAAAAGGGAAAGGGAAAGACGGAAGCGGCGGTAGAGTCGGCAAAGGCATATTCGGATATGGCCAAGGGAACCAATACGGTGGCAGATAAGGCCAGAAGAATTTCGAATCTCTGAATCTCttatccttcttctcttcttcctctttctctctgcgGTGATGTCTCTTCTTGCCGCCAACGCCGCACAGTGTGGTGTTTTTATGGGAAGGTTTGTAGCTGAGTGCGCTTAAGCTGTAGATACAGACACGATCTTGCTTCGATTTGATGGATACTTCGTTGGTTGCAGTTTGGAAAACGGGGATGCTGCAGCCTCCGTTGTTGTCGGAGGAGGTTTTGAGTAGCTTGGCGCTGCATTGAGATGCTATGGCGATTCCATCCACGCAATCGATGCCATCAACGTGAGGGATCTCGATTTTGTAAACGCCGCTTCTGTCTGTTGTTCTGTTTACTGATATGTTCACTTCCTCTGCTGTTTTTGGTGAACTTGCTTTGAATCTACATATCACATGAACTTCCACACCTGACGTCAAAACCAATTTAGAAACCATATCAGATCGAACAGGATTTACAAGTCGTAAATTTCCATATAACTTGAAGTTCAAGAACAGTTCTTGTAATGTTAAAATCTAGATCCCTCTTTATTACCCTTGCAAGAAATAGCTCTGTTTTTTGAGAAAGTGTTAATGAAAACCAAAATTGTATCGAATCTAATAAAACGGTAACCAGATTGACCAATCTTATATCCTAAGTTACTAGATAATAAGTCTAAAGACAGTTCATGTGACGTTTAAATCAAGGACCCTCCTGACCTTGTTAGAAATAGCTCTGTCTTGAGAAAGTGTTGATAGAACACGTGTCGCAGTAGACAACTCCGACGACTGTGATGCGAGAAGAAGGGTCCACGTTTGCATCAGGTGGTGACCGGCCACGACCACGGCCTAAAGCTTGATCTGTCAAGGAAGAAGCCAGAAGCAGAAGATAGAGGAGAGGAAGGTACATTGTGGCTAATCTCactcgctctctctcttctgttctttttttgatgataatgtatgtatgtgtgtgtgtgtgtgtgtgtgtgtgtgtgtgtgtgtgtgtgattgcAATATATTCAGTCCGTGATCTATTTTTGACCCCAACACACTGTTTAACTAAAATTCTTTATCCACTACAGAACAAAGACATGTGAAGAGCCTTTTTTGGCTCATTCTGGTGTTACAATGTGAGAAATGCTCATGTAGAAGAAATCTAATTTGGATCCTTTACCGAAAGAAAAGAGTTTCTCCTTTCCCACTTGGACAGATCTCTAACCCAAACATACTGTATTATGAGCTAAACCCCAATTATTACTTTATGCGCCTCTCTCTACTTTTCAAATAATGACAGTTATCTACATACTTATCTTGGTCTACATACAGATTGAAGGGTTTCTATTGCTTTCTTGTGAGACAAGTCTTTTGCAAATTAGACATTGACATTACATGGATAACTTAACTCCAATCTTGGGAAACTTGAACTTCAGATACAATTGCTACAAATAAAACCACTAAGGCTCTAACATCTcgtcaaaatatatatcacaatatCAACTTAATCATGAATAAAAATCATcatttaaacacaaaaaaatatccaatacATTTTAACTGTAAGATAATTTCGTGCCTTTATCCCTAAGtagttctaaacaatttttgCTCACAACTTGTTTAAACAGGATATTAAAACATAGACTTAACAGTAAAAGAAACTCAAACTTttgaaaagtaacaaaaaaacaaaaagttttcaTGGTAGCTTGTCGGATTCTATAAACATGAAGGTAATGAAAGATATTGATAGAAGGgttggaaataaaaaaaggaagaagcaaaaAGGAACAATTCGTGTTCTCCTCATAGTGTAAGAGACAAGGAGTTATCAATTTCTCTTGCGTGCCAAAGAAGTAGGGTGGTTGCCATCAAACAAGTCATCAATGAAAGATTCAATATCCTCAGGCTGATACTTGACATACTTATCCGTCTGCTTCCCTGAATCAAGATGTTGTTTATACCTCCCAAAGAAAGACCTATAAGCTGGAATCACCAACGCTGAGATCGACACCCTAAG contains:
- the LOC104735308 gene encoding protein MICRORCHIDIA 5-like yields the protein MDSSQTNSKKPPLVIGGMADSGGTNPKFQSGAPDSTLGDGFSNPGLKRDSRNYENDDDDINSLSTKKPRTTTIGNTSQGCQKIVPLDVKPLTIVPPETPKLSRQFWKAGEDDESVPLPHYCSNDAAVRVHPQFLHANATSHKWALGALAELLDNSLDEVNNGATYVHVNTATNERDGKSNILIVEDNGGGMNPSTFRECLSLGYSRKRNMANRVGQYGNGFKTSTMRLGADAIVFSRCRGTNGNNPTQSIGMLSYTFLYETRKCEAIVPTVDYELVNNEWKEIVYNSRDEWSDNLETIMKWSPYLSEQDLLDQFDHLEEQGTRIVIYNLWEDDEGKLELDFDTDPHDIQLRGVNRDEKNIEMAKANPNSRHFLSYRHSLRSYASILYLERPSNFRIILRGKDVQHHSILDDMMMMEEKTYKPMRSPEWSSDQAEMCATIKLGFVKDARHHIDIQGFNVYHKNRLIKPFWRVWTAAGSDGRGVIGILEANFIQPAHNKQGFERTAVLAKLEGRFDHLEEQGTRIVIYNLWEDDEGKLELDFDTDPHDIQLRGVNRDEKNIEMAKANPNSRHFLSYRHSLRSYASILYLERPSNFRIILRGKDVQHHSILDDMMMMEEKTYKPMRSPEWSSDQAEMCATIKLGFVKDARHHIDIQGFNVYHKNRLIKPFWRVWTAAGSDGRGVIGILEANFIQPAHNKQGFERTAVLAKLEGRLIHHQKQYWSSRCQEIGYAPRRKQKSYYESNVTETTRPLNKTNLNRGPSPTAAPAPSRQNVESFVRNQNTQVNTQQASAVKIQPEIRSTNKNPLGRSFQETGSFNLEAELQKVKQKSAELVSELQREKAQLQLQLEESKAKIQNLENRQEGVNKIFHEERARRDVTENALRKRLREASDEIDGLKRQVETFKGKHML